ttgttttccgGATCTAAACATCCGGAAATCAATCTGTATTACTGGATATTGAGTATGCATAGATTGTAATATTATATTTGAAGACTTTCAATCTGTGAATATTGGTAACTAAGATCTCAGATTGACCCAGACATTATATTGTGATAACCACTTTTGATAAACTTCACCATAATCATTGCTGTGTAGAGCAAAATGTTATGTAAAACTTTATACTTCTTAAGGGCCAAATATTATTTACTCTTCAAGTAATATGCAAAAATGACTATATGTGAAGTATATTGCAGGGTAcataaacaatacaaacatattGCAGGGCTGCCTCTGTGTTAGGTATTTTTTAGTGCATCTTTGGTGAACTGCACCATGTAGAATGTTCATTAGTTTGAAAGATGCTTTGGGAATGCTTGAGAAACAAGTGTTTATCAAATTCTTTCCTTGTTTGATTTGAGACAAATTTATTCtccagcttttttatttttaattcaaagcATTTAATAATGTACTGTGTATTTCCCCTGGTATTGAGAGTATTAAAATGATTTCCTGCTGGATCAAAGATTTGCATACCACTGTATGGGCCGTCCATTCATTGATACACAACTACACTGGCAGCAGATTCATCACTTTTAAATTAATGAAGTGCGGCTGCTTAGTCAGctatatatttaaatgcttttgACCTTGGAGCCTTATACCTCAATTAAAAAGACATAATTATCATAAATTAGTAGCCTGGCTGCACTGATTAGTTACCACATGTCCATTTCAACATCTcaaccattttttaaatcactgtgaTATTTCATGACTCAAGCTTATTATATGAGAATTGCttataaaaatgatttttaacTTATGacttctttttaaaacatggGTTAAGTACTTAATTTTCAAATGCTCTCTGGCCGTGATATGACAATACATATTTATGCAGCACTACTCCACCTATATCCCAAATAGGTCAGTCCAATCCACACCACAAAAAGAAATATACATTTGTTCATGCATAGcccataataaaaaaaatctagtCTAAAATCTAATTTTGTTACCATTAAATCAAATGTGCACTATGTGGTGAAGGTAGGGCAGATCTActtttctgcatcttttctgCATCTTACTAAGTTCcaaagtaaatatattttgttttaagtaGATTTTTGTAGTTGTATTTTTATAGTCAGTAGGACCCAGACCGATGAAGAAGTAAAGCCATTGTAAACAATACAGAGGTGCTAATCAAACCCTGATAGGGCACCTGTTTTGGATCACAATGTTTGCGGTTGGTTCAGTCGTGATTTACATTTTGACTTATCAGTCAAGTGGAGTGCTGCCAGTGTTTAGTTCAGTAAGTTTTAACAGGGGACATGAGTATAGAGGGAGAGCTAGCTAGCGGATGGTTGGATTGTTCTGTTGCCTAACGGTCAAGGACAGTGACGAAATAAACCCTGCATGATGCCATGGTCTCTGCCGGTGAAGCGAAAGGTGATTTAATGCCTGAGTCAAGTATCCAGCAGCGTGAGCAGGAAGCATGATGACTACTGGTGCTTTGGAGggtaaaaattaaataaataaaataattcaaaaatgaAATAGAGCAGAAATGCTCAGATGCATGCAAAGCCATGCCTGATTGCATTAAGGAGCTTGTGCGTTTTGTATGAGGTTGTAAAATGAAAGTTGTGTGCAAAGACTAAACGCTCATGATCAACCGGTGTGCCTCATTTCCCGATGCAATGTACGATGGTATCCAATCAAATAAATTAGTAACATGTATAAtgcattacatttcaaatgagtGGATTATAATTAGTCCTTGAACAACGGCCAATAAACAATGAGGTTTAGGCATATAAACAATAAGTGATTTAGTCAATACCCCACAGAAAACCTGCTTGAAGAGCAAATTAACAGCTAGTTGTGGGGCCAGGCTGTAAAGGTTTCTGTATTCATCCTGCAGTGGTGAATAAACAGGGGATTAGTGCTTAAGGTGTGATTTCTGAGTGGAAGAGGCTACTATGCTGGGAAATGGGAGCTTTGTGGAACTTTACTGAACCACCTGGTCATGTCTGCTTCATAAATGTAACCAGCCTGGAGTGCTTTTTCAGGACAGCTTGGCCTTTACCCAAAACACAGACCAGCAGTGTGGGTAGCTACACTTCCTTAATTTTGCAATAAACAATATCAAAGACATAACCTTGAAGTAACAACAAGGGAAATGAGGGCTGCAATTGAGTACAGGCAAACATTTGCATGCATTTGATCGTCTTTCAATCATTTGTCTCACTTCCAGTGACCCGGAAATGTGTATAAAATAATTTGCTGATGAAGATGGAACTACtgtaaaagaacaaaataaaacagttgcCTAATTCCTCCAAAAAAAGCACCTTACTAAAATGAATGATTATATTATCATTACAACCCATACGATTATTTTTTAACTGACTAAGAGTTGAAGATCTGTTAATGTTCGTGATCTGTCTTTCCATCCATTCCAATATTATCTTTTGCAATTTGCAGCACTTACAGGTACTcactcctgctcctctctttaAAGCAGTGCAACTTTCCATGTGAGCCTCTTCTGCATttccatccatttatccattCCACCCACTCAGCTCACTTCCTGCATCCAACAGTTCATTAATCTCTGTCATCCATATATCTTCCTATTCCACCTCTATTTGTCTTTATCCCTTtaacccccctccccaccacaCCCTCTTTCATACCTGTGGCCTCGACCATTCCCTCAAGGATAACCACGATCTCaaactcctccttctccatTTGCGTCAGCGACATCTCCCAAAAGGGGCTCCTCTCGTTGATTTCGTGGGAGATGATGAGTGGTGACACCAGGAACAGCCGGTCGTCTCCCGTGTCAAAGCCGATGTTGATGTCAGTCTGGTTGAGCGGGATGAACTCCCCCTCCTTGGTCTGCTGCGAGCGGATCAGCTTTGCTCGGATCGATGCCTCGACGATGTGAGAGTTCCTCAGGTCCCCCACCCGAAACATCAGGCACATCTTGTTGTCTCGCACCGAAATAACAGCTTTGTGTGAGAACATGAGGGTCTCTGCGCGGTTCTTTGGCTGTGAGATCTTGACAAACATACAGCCCACCATCATGGCATTAACAATGGAGCCCAAGATGGCCTGCACCAAAAGCAGTATGATACCTTCGGGGCATTTTTCTGTGATCACGCGATAACCATACCCTATGGTGGTCTCTGTTTCAATGGAGAAGAGGAAGGCTGAGACAAAACTGTTGAGGTTCTCCACACATGGAGTCCAGCCCTCCTCGTCGCCGTGCACCAGATCGCCACGGATGAGGGCTATCAGCCACCACAGAAAGCCAAAGAAAAGCCAGTTCACAACATAGAccaatgtgaaaatgaaaagacttaGACGCCAGCGTAGATCCACCAGTGTGGTGAACAAGTCACTGAGGTAACGGTAGGTCTCTTGCACATTTCCGTGATGGACGTTGCACTTGCCGTCCTTCTGCACATATCGCTGACGTGGCTTCTTCGCTGGATCAGAAATCAGGTGGGTTCGCTCTGTTGAGATCTGCGCCTCCCGCAGGTGTTTGGGGAGCTTCTTAACCTACGTGGAACAGAAAAgatacagagggagagaaacaaaatAAGGATAAAGAGCTGGTAGATTATGTGCaagtaaaagaagaaaggaagcaAGAAAACTGCAGTTTAGGGTTCTCTCCGTGTGTGTACTTTACAGTGGCCTTACTGATTTCTTACTGAGGTTATATGGAATTTATAGCCGAGGTGTTCACCtgttttatgtgatttttcttCAGCCTTACTAAAATCACACTACTCTGTGCTGTTAGCAGGAAGGCAAATAAAAGTGAGAGCCAGTATAAAGTCACTGCTATGTGCTACTTCATGTCATTGTATCTATGTATTGGGAGAAACTGAAGCAGAGAGTAAGGACATAACAAGAACACAACGACGCCCAGGTCTTTGTCGATGCTGGCCAAGCTCCAGATAGACGATCTGGCTCCACAGCTGTGCCCTGTCTCTCTCGCTGTCCCCTGTGCTCCCCCCACTCACACCCTATGGGACATTGGCAAGCCTGGATAGGAACAGATCTTCTATCTTTCCCCAACAGACCCTTATGGCATCATTAAAAAGAGTGGCATATGCCTAGGTTCATTAGTTACACCATTTACAAACTAGAATTCATACACATGCAAAAATGTATTCCATTATATGCTTCACATGGTTTAATAACATTACAGGACTATAAAAACGATGGGATATTCCTGCAGAGGCTGCGTGGAATTTGCCCATATGCTTTGACAATGCACGCTTACAGAAAGACAAAGGTGTAAGGCACCTTTAAAACAGACAAAGGACACTTGGCAGCACACTGACACTTTCCAATCTGAGCTGATAATTGAAAGGCATAGTGTCAAAGCAAGGAAACGGCTCATAATCGGACATCTGGGATCCATCTAGTCGTGCTCACATCACCAGGAGACCTATGTCCTATTGTGCTCACACTAAGTTCTCCTCTGCTCTATCACAAAGGCGATCACCCTCACAGTGCAGCCGGACACGGACATAATCGAATGCACTACAATATCCttccatttctttcatttcttgcAGCCTTGCCATGGCCAGAGCCTGCATAATAAAACCTGTCAGGCAGGTTTATTCAGGGGTTTCATTAAGATGTCAGGTGCTGTCTCACCACTGTCCtgtgtacatgcacatgcagtCAGGCCTGCATGTATTGAGTTTACAGATATTGATTAGAGGTGATCCCTGTTTTGACAGAGAAGAATTGAAAGACAATGCTGGCCCGCATTCCAACTAGGGGCTAGATGACAATGCACTCACCAAATGCCATTGGGCTCCCTAATTACCAGCTCTATTGGATCAAATATAAATCACTGACGGCCTGACGCTTTTTAGAATCAAACTTCCCGCGACAAGAGCAGTTCATGTTTGAAGCTGTTGTTAATCAGCACTACGCCTCTTGTAAACTTCCAAATATAGGCCCATTCGTTTGCACACTTTAGGCTTGCGTTAATTGAGTGATAGATGAAGCTGTCACAAGCAGTGCCGTCCAATCTTTGGCCTTTGTAGTCAATACGGTCCCTAGGGGTGATGGTCCGTAAACAAATTCATTAGTTCTCCCTGCGTGGCAGTGGTAACTGGTGGGTGTTTTCTCTCATTGAGCCTCTCTTGCCGTGCTTGGATTGACAGTTTAGGTTCCAATCAGCAAGTATATCAAGACAGATAACCAGTACAACTGCACCATCCATTACTGGGAGTGAGAGTTGTAATGCTTTGTGGGGATTTATCTTTAATCTTTAGCGCTGATTTAATCTGCGCAGTATGTACACAGTATTCACCTGCTGAATATCTAATTGCCTTTTCAGTCTCCTCATTCACAACATTCTTGAAAGCCATCAGTCTGGTTTcctttctcacacacatacaatgtGCTCTTATCTTCTCCATCAGTTGAGCCCACACCACCTTCATCTCAAATACAGTATAGCATGTCTCCCACTTTTTCCCCATTGCGCTGGACGGGTAGTGGCTGTGCAGTTTACCTGTGCTGGTGTGACTCCTATCTCCATGTTGTGGTCCATGAGGACTCGAGAATCCCCCGCCATTCTCAGCTGAAGCTCAACACCTACAGGACATAAGACAGAAAATGAGTGAAATAAATTTTGcatataa
The Paralichthys olivaceus isolate ysfri-2021 chromosome 11, ASM2471397v2, whole genome shotgun sequence genome window above contains:
- the kcnj5 gene encoding G protein-activated inward rectifier potassium channel 4 — its product is MAGDSRVLMDHNMEIGVTPAQVKKLPKHLREAQISTERTHLISDPAKKPRQRYVQKDGKCNVHHGNVQETYRYLSDLFTTLVDLRWRLSLFIFTLVYVVNWLFFGFLWWLIALIRGDLVHGDEEGWTPCVENLNSFVSAFLFSIETETTIGYGYRVITEKCPEGIILLLVQAILGSIVNAMMVGCMFVKISQPKNRAETLMFSHKAVISVRDNKMCLMFRVGDLRNSHIVEASIRAKLIRSQQTKEGEFIPLNQTDINIGFDTGDDRLFLVSPLIISHEINERSPFWEMSLTQMEKEEFEIVVILEGMVEATGMTCQARSSYLDTEVLWGYRFTPVLSLEKGFYEVDYNNFHEIYETNTPTCSAKELAAKLREEPLLPQLSLLSPEPKIHTFDPLNRLSKQDPLSQDEDTEERDSGGDRGETNGLAAAVEDLPLADGMPD